Proteins encoded together in one Candidatus Woesearchaeota archaeon window:
- the queA gene encoding tRNA preQ1(34) S-adenosylmethionine ribosyltransferase-isomerase QueA: protein MEKEERKWSLSDFDYEFPRELIAQKHAIPRDSSRLIVVKDKIEHSYFYNLADYINPGDVIVLNNTRVIPAKFFGKKATGGKAELLLIRLLGTGNWECLINGRNIKEDDILYFKGFSCTVLKRNEGKFIVNFSGPIEKLMESSGEMPLPHYIKEKLTDPEMYQTIYAKKKGAIASPTAGLHFTQELIERIRKKGAVFVELTLHVSLGTFKPVHNIETHIMDSEYYEINRESADTINNAFKSGKRIFAVGTTVLKTLETVSENGIVKPGSGGSQIFIKPGYKFNSPVSAIITNFHIPKSTLIMMIAAFGGYERIMAAYKEAIRDRYHLFSFGDSMLLFREGA from the coding sequence ATGGAAAAAGAAGAGAGGAAATGGAGCCTGTCGGATTTTGACTATGAATTTCCACGGGAGCTCATAGCGCAGAAGCACGCAATTCCGAGAGACAGCTCAAGGCTCATTGTTGTGAAAGACAAAATTGAGCACAGCTATTTCTATAATCTTGCCGATTACATCAATCCCGGGGATGTGATTGTCCTCAACAACACAAGAGTAATCCCTGCAAAATTCTTCGGCAAAAAGGCAACAGGGGGAAAGGCAGAGCTCCTTCTCATCAGGCTTCTCGGGACAGGGAACTGGGAATGCCTGATAAACGGCAGAAACATAAAAGAGGATGACATCCTCTACTTCAAGGGATTCTCGTGCACTGTGCTTAAAAGGAATGAGGGCAAATTCATAGTGAACTTCAGCGGCCCCATTGAAAAATTAATGGAGTCATCTGGAGAAATGCCCCTGCCGCACTACATAAAGGAAAAGCTGACTGACCCTGAAATGTACCAAACGATATACGCAAAGAAAAAAGGCGCGATTGCATCCCCTACAGCAGGGCTTCACTTCACTCAGGAATTAATAGAAAGAATCAGGAAGAAGGGCGCAGTCTTTGTTGAACTAACACTGCATGTGAGCCTTGGGACATTCAAGCCAGTGCACAACATAGAAACCCACATTATGGATTCTGAGTATTATGAGATAAACCGGGAGTCTGCTGATACGATAAACAATGCATTCAAAAGCGGAAAGAGGATTTTTGCTGTTGGGACAACTGTATTAAAAACCCTTGAAACAGTGTCAGAGAACGGCATTGTAAAGCCCGGGAGCGGAGGCTCGCAAATTTTCATAAAACCGGGCTATAAATTCAACTCACCTGTAAGCGCAATAATAACGAACTTTCACATTCCCAAGTCAACCCTTATTATGATGATTGCTGCATTCGGCGGTTATGAGAGGATAATGGCTGCTTACAAGGAGGCAATAAGGGACAGATACCATCTCTTCAGCTTTGGGGATTCAATGCTTCTTTTCAGGGAAGGCGCCTGA